The Cytobacillus sp. NJ13 sequence TCGAATGCCCTCCTGTGATGGGAATCCTATATAGAAGCGGCAGGAGGATGCTGTATACACCTCCAAAAAAATAAACCGCAAACATCCAGTTAATCGTCTGCTGGTCAGTAAATCCCCCTGCTGACGCAGCCTGTAAAATGATCAGGGCCGGCCCCGTCATAACCAGCGTGCTTGCAATGATTCCCGATGAAGTGTTTTCCGCTGTCAAATCCCTTATGAACGAACGCTTCTGTACTTCTTGACTGTAACCGCTATGCCTTTCCTTCGGCAAACCCATTTTTTCTGCCCCCGACTTCCGATTATTTTACTTACTATCATGATTTTAAATCAGGTAATTGTCAAACTATTTCGTATTCTGAAATTTTAACAAAAAAAAGACCTCCTAAGAGGCCCCTAACTCATTCCGATTGAAATAGACATTTAAAACCTGCTTCAGGGATTGATCGATTTGCACCCATTCATCCAGCTTATAGTTATTCAGCACTTTCGCCAGGTTTGGCTTAATGCCTATCAATTTGATAATGCTGCCTGTCATGAAATTCAGCGTTTTAATCAGCTGGGTGAATTTCTCAATGCCTTTTCCTTCAATCTCCCCAACCGCTGTCAGATCAAAGAGAATTTCTTCATATTCGCCTGCAAAAACAGCTTTCAGGCAGCTCTCGGAAATAACGTTTATCTTATCTGGTGTAATGTCGCCGAATAAAGGAATCAGGCACAGGGTTTCCGACAGCGGAATAAACGGCCCGGACAGCTGATTTAAGCGGATCAGCACCTGCTCCAGCTCTTCTTTTTTCTCCAGTAGTTCAAAGTCGGTTGAGGACAGGCGCTGCTGCAGCTGCATCAGTTTATCCATCAAGCCTTCATTCGAGCTGTCTTTTGGCAGAAACAGCATATTGGCATGATCCTCGCTGTCCCATTGAATATGAACCTCAAATAAAGAAAGCTGTGTTTCCCTGGTCTTCATGTTCAGTTCCAGCTTAACAGGATCCAATCC is a genomic window containing:
- a CDS encoding Stressosome protein rsbRB; its protein translation is MQYFDQPLPLAFLKADRNGEIVSYSTIARESFDLSEGHLKGIIDEESIEKLIQYSWEPGLDPVKLELNMKTRETQLSLFEVHIQWDSEDHANMLFLPKDSSNEGLMDKLMQLQQRLSSTDFELLEKKEELEQVLIRLNQLSGPFIPLSETLCLIPLFGDITPDKINVISESCLKAVFAGEYEEILFDLTAVGEIEGKGIEKFTQLIKTLNFMTGSIIKLIGIKPNLAKVLNNYKLDEWVQIDQSLKQVLNVYFNRNELGAS